A single Photobacterium toruni DNA region contains:
- a CDS encoding GntR family transcriptional regulator produces the protein MIDIDKDNFATISDRVMYQIRHDILCGEFEAGQKLILSELKERYQVGGTPLREAMVQLSWQKYVTMKPQKGFWVAKVSLDELRGILKTRLALGHVALQDAIKKGDEAWELQILTAFHKLNRLDPESALFDYDEWELRHKEFHLSLISCEGSEFIRNMISHIYDQQERYRHFLLNARLSPEKQYHDNGEHEALMKAVLARDTELSCQLLEEHSERLYRLLEAAPSLQALLHLPNNKTIW, from the coding sequence GTGATTGATATTGATAAAGATAACTTTGCAACCATAAGTGATCGAGTAATGTATCAAATTCGGCATGACATTTTATGTGGTGAATTTGAAGCTGGACAGAAACTTATTCTGAGTGAATTAAAAGAACGCTACCAAGTAGGTGGTACACCTTTGCGAGAAGCGATGGTGCAACTATCGTGGCAAAAATACGTAACAATGAAGCCACAAAAAGGTTTTTGGGTTGCGAAAGTATCGCTTGATGAATTACGAGGAATTTTAAAAACTCGATTAGCATTAGGTCATGTGGCTTTGCAAGATGCTATTAAAAAAGGGGATGAGGCTTGGGAATTACAGATTCTAACTGCTTTTCATAAACTAAATCGCTTAGATCCAGAATCAGCATTATTTGATTATGATGAATGGGAATTACGCCATAAAGAGTTTCATTTATCTTTAATTTCGTGTGAAGGTTCTGAATTTATTAGGAATATGATTTCACATATTTACGATCAACAAGAACGTTATCGTCATTTTTTATTAAATGCTCGTTTGTCGCCTGAGAAACAGTACCATGATAATGGAGAACATGAAGCTCTGATGAAAGCAGTATTAGCACGTGATACTGAATTATCATGTCAGTTATTAGAAGAACACAGTGAACGTTTATATCGTCTACTTGAAGCAGCACCATCATTACAAGCATTGCTACATTTACCCAATAATAAGACCATTTGGTAA